Proteins encoded by one window of Arabidopsis thaliana chromosome 2, partial sequence:
- a CDS encoding PTB domain engulfment adapter — protein sequence MVKKEDNDSSHTKQKKTMASLFTPSPTTTSSSGDTIYVAAVPLKAAAGPPQLIMSMAYSLNISNLQHFMVLIKPSSPIRQEVLVFDFQPRNPESIEAAISLLSGNLIPGVVLQRRLKNVPRQRCWMVGPSKGNDAMEMAMEFNKSWETDLRVGFHDCRHYTNELVQHLTGEMQIVERLPRS from the exons ATGgtcaagaaagaagataacGATTCAAGCCACACgaaacagaagaagacaaTGGCCTCTCTCTTCACACCATCACCAACCACCACTAGTAGTAGTGGAGACACCATCTATGTAGCGGCGGTGCCGCTTAAAGCCGCGGCCGGTCCGCCGCAACTTATTATGTCAATGGCTTACTCACTTAATATCTCAAATTTACAACATTTCATGGTCCTCATCaaaccttcttctccaatcCGTCAAGAG GTTCTTGTGTTTGATTTTCAGCCACGTAACCCTGAAAGCATAGAAGCAGCAATCTCACTTTTGTCAGGAAATTTGATTCCAG GTGTAGTTTTGCAAAGAAGGTTGAAGAATGTTCCAAGACAAAGATGTTGGATGGTTGGACCATCTAAAGGGAATGATGCTATGGAAATGGCAATGGAGTTTAATAAGTCATGGGAGACTGATTTGAGAGTTGGATTTCATGATTGCCGACATTATACCAATG AACTTGTCCAACATCTTACCGGAGAAATGCAAATTGTGGAGCGACTTCCAAGAAGCTAA
- a CDS encoding PTB domain engulfment adapter has protein sequence MVKKEDNDSSHTKQKKTMASLFTPSPTTTSSSGDTIYVAAVPLKAAAGPPQLIMSMAYSLNISNLQHFMVLIKPSSPIRQEVLVFDFQPRNPESIEAAISLLSGNLIPGVVLQRRLKNVPRQRCWMVGPSKGNDAMEMAMEFNKSWETDLRVGFHDCRHYTNGLVLYKL, from the exons ATGgtcaagaaagaagataacGATTCAAGCCACACgaaacagaagaagacaaTGGCCTCTCTCTTCACACCATCACCAACCACCACTAGTAGTAGTGGAGACACCATCTATGTAGCGGCGGTGCCGCTTAAAGCCGCGGCCGGTCCGCCGCAACTTATTATGTCAATGGCTTACTCACTTAATATCTCAAATTTACAACATTTCATGGTCCTCATCaaaccttcttctccaatcCGTCAAGAG GTTCTTGTGTTTGATTTTCAGCCACGTAACCCTGAAAGCATAGAAGCAGCAATCTCACTTTTGTCAGGAAATTTGATTCCAG GTGTAGTTTTGCAAAGAAGGTTGAAGAATGTTCCAAGACAAAGATGTTGGATGGTTGGACCATCTAAAGGGAATGATGCTATGGAAATGGCAATGGAGTTTAATAAGTCATGGGAGACTGATTTGAGAGTTGGATTTCATGATTGCCGACATTATACCAATGGTTTAGTGTTATACAAGCTTTAA
- a CDS encoding PTB domain engulfment adapter (unknown protein; Has 35333 Blast hits to 34131 proteins in 2444 species: Archae - 798; Bacteria - 22429; Metazoa - 974; Fungi - 991; Plants - 531; Viruses - 0; Other Eukaryotes - 9610 (source: NCBI BLink).) — MASLFTPSPTTTSSSGDTIYVAAVPLKAAAGPPQLIMSMAYSLNISNLQHFMVLIKPSSPIRQEVLVFDFQPRNPESIEAAISLLSGNLIPGVVLQRRLKNVPRQRCWMVGPSKGNDAMEMAMEFNKSWETDLRVGFHDCRHYTNELVQHLTGEMQIVERLPRS; from the exons aTGGCCTCTCTCTTCACACCATCACCAACCACCACTAGTAGTAGTGGAGACACCATCTATGTAGCGGCGGTGCCGCTTAAAGCCGCGGCCGGTCCGCCGCAACTTATTATGTCAATGGCTTACTCACTTAATATCTCAAATTTACAACATTTCATGGTCCTCATCaaaccttcttctccaatcCGTCAAGAG GTTCTTGTGTTTGATTTTCAGCCACGTAACCCTGAAAGCATAGAAGCAGCAATCTCACTTTTGTCAGGAAATTTGATTCCAG GTGTAGTTTTGCAAAGAAGGTTGAAGAATGTTCCAAGACAAAGATGTTGGATGGTTGGACCATCTAAAGGGAATGATGCTATGGAAATGGCAATGGAGTTTAATAAGTCATGGGAGACTGATTTGAGAGTTGGATTTCATGATTGCCGACATTATACCAATG AACTTGTCCAACATCTTACCGGAGAAATGCAAATTGTGGAGCGACTTCCAAGAAGCTAA
- a CDS encoding PTB domain engulfment adapter, whose product MASLFTPSPTTTSSSGDTIYVAAVPLKAAAGPPQLIMSMAYSLNISNLQHFMVLIKPSSPIRQEVLVFDFQPRNPESIEAAISLLSGNLIPGSDSQTSNVICDSDNFSLIFNEPF is encoded by the exons aTGGCCTCTCTCTTCACACCATCACCAACCACCACTAGTAGTAGTGGAGACACCATCTATGTAGCGGCGGTGCCGCTTAAAGCCGCGGCCGGTCCGCCGCAACTTATTATGTCAATGGCTTACTCACTTAATATCTCAAATTTACAACATTTCATGGTCCTCATCaaaccttcttctccaatcCGTCAAGAG GTTCTTGTGTTTGATTTTCAGCCACGTAACCCTGAAAGCATAGAAGCAGCAATCTCACTTTTGTCAGGAAATTTGATTCCAGGTTCTGATTCTCAGACATCGAATGTAATCTGTGATTCAGACAACTTTTCTCTGATTTTCAACGAACCTTTTTGA
- a CDS encoding PTB domain engulfment adapter (unknown protein; Has 45 Blast hits to 45 proteins in 15 species: Archae - 0; Bacteria - 0; Metazoa - 0; Fungi - 0; Plants - 43; Viruses - 0; Other Eukaryotes - 2 (source: NCBI BLink).), whose amino-acid sequence MASLFTPSPTTTSSSGDTIYVAAVPLKAAAGPPQLIMSMAYSLNISNLQHFMVLIKPSSPIRQEVLVFDFQPRNPESIEAAISLLSGNLIPGVVLQRRLKNVPRQRCWMVGPSKGNDAMEMAMEFNKSWETDLRVGFHDCRHYTNGLVLYKL is encoded by the exons aTGGCCTCTCTCTTCACACCATCACCAACCACCACTAGTAGTAGTGGAGACACCATCTATGTAGCGGCGGTGCCGCTTAAAGCCGCGGCCGGTCCGCCGCAACTTATTATGTCAATGGCTTACTCACTTAATATCTCAAATTTACAACATTTCATGGTCCTCATCaaaccttcttctccaatcCGTCAAGAG GTTCTTGTGTTTGATTTTCAGCCACGTAACCCTGAAAGCATAGAAGCAGCAATCTCACTTTTGTCAGGAAATTTGATTCCAG GTGTAGTTTTGCAAAGAAGGTTGAAGAATGTTCCAAGACAAAGATGTTGGATGGTTGGACCATCTAAAGGGAATGATGCTATGGAAATGGCAATGGAGTTTAATAAGTCATGGGAGACTGATTTGAGAGTTGGATTTCATGATTGCCGACATTATACCAATGGTTTAGTGTTATACAAGCTTTAA
- a CDS encoding PTB domain engulfment adapter (unknown protein; FUNCTIONS IN: molecular_function unknown; INVOLVED IN: biological_process unknown; EXPRESSED IN: 17 plant structures; EXPRESSED DURING: 11 growth stages; Has 33 Blast hits to 33 proteins in 10 species: Archae - 0; Bacteria - 0; Metazoa - 0; Fungi - 0; Plants - 33; Viruses - 0; Other Eukaryotes - 0 (source: NCBI BLink).) translates to MASLFTPSPTTTSSSGDTIYVAAVPLKAAAGPPQLIMSMAYSLNISNLQHFMVLIKPSSPIRQEVLVFDFQPRNPESIEAAISLLSGNLIPGSDSQTSNV, encoded by the exons aTGGCCTCTCTCTTCACACCATCACCAACCACCACTAGTAGTAGTGGAGACACCATCTATGTAGCGGCGGTGCCGCTTAAAGCCGCGGCCGGTCCGCCGCAACTTATTATGTCAATGGCTTACTCACTTAATATCTCAAATTTACAACATTTCATGGTCCTCATCaaaccttcttctccaatcCGTCAAGAG GTTCTTGTGTTTGATTTTCAGCCACGTAACCCTGAAAGCATAGAAGCAGCAATCTCACTTTTGTCAGGAAATTTGATTCCAGGTTCTGATTCTCAGACATCGAAT GTGTAG
- a CDS encoding uncharacterized protein (unknown protein; BEST Arabidopsis thaliana protein match is: unknown protein (TAIR:AT5G35732.1); Has 18 Blast hits to 18 proteins in 6 species: Archae - 0; Bacteria - 0; Metazoa - 0; Fungi - 0; Plants - 18; Viruses - 0; Other Eukaryotes - 0 (source: NCBI BLink).): protein MLKMLSILRRNLQNLRKSPRVADESALPSTTVNGDHGGGNGSNGGIMKFPLSIMSCFSVPRVSRADGVWVSGDYGRVSEVNHLMVCDGMRYALLM, encoded by the coding sequence ATGCTCAAGATGTTGTCTATATTAAGAAGAAACCTTCAAAATCTTCGAAAAAGCCCGCGGGTGGCGGACGAAAGCGCGTTGCCTTCAACGACGGTTAATGGAGATCACGGGGGAGGAAACGGGAGTAACGGTGGAATAATGAAGTTTCCGCTATCGATCATGTCATGTTTTTCGGTTCCACGAGTTAGCAGGGCAGATGGTGTGTGGGTGTCGGGAGATTATGGAAGGGTCTCGGAGGTTAACCATCTCATGGTTTGTGATGGCATGAGATACGCTCTCTTAatgtaa